A window of Negativicoccus succinicivorans genomic DNA:
GCGCGCAAGCCAAGCGGGCAAAACATCCCACAGCGCCGGCGCTTCCTCATTGCGCAACAACGCCATTTCCGCCAGATCGCGTTCATCGCAACCGACGAGCGGCGAGCGCAACACGGCCGCCGCCTCCAAATCGCGTCGGGAATTATCGAGCCAACGTAAAAGCGAAAGCATGGTCTGCACTTCGGTCGCCGCAAAATAACCGCCGGCCTGTTCCGCGTACACGGGAATACCCGCTGAGCGCAACACTTCGACAAAGACATCAATCCGAGACGCGACCGAACGCATCAAAACTACCGCGTCGCGCCAGCGGAACGGACGAAACGCGCCGTCATTTTCCTGCACGACGGCCGTCTCGTGCAAATGCAACAACTCATCCGCGATTGCCTGCGCCTGCGCTTCCATCGCCGATACCGGTTCTTCCTCCGCATCATCGTCAGCGGGCGGAATATCCGCCGCGTCCGCCGTCGTTGCGTCATCGGAAGGCATGACAAAGCGCACGCTGACCGAACCGCCGACCCAGTTTTCCGGCGCGTCCGTAATCGTCCGTCCGGGAATAAACGCCGCGTTTTCATCGTAAGAAAATTCGGCGGCGGGCGGTTGCATAATCCGAGCGAATACTTCATTCACCGCGTCTAACACGGTGCGATCGCTGCGAAAGTTTTCCCGTAAATCAATGCGGCGCGAAGGCGCCTGCGCGTCTCGCGAAAAACGTTCGTACTGACCGAGAAAAATAGTCGGATCCGCCAGCCGAAAACGGTAAATACTTTGCTTGACGTCGCCCACCATGAACCGATTATCCGCGCGCGCGATCAGGCTTGCGATCAGTTCCTGCACGCCGTTCGTGTCCTGGTATTCGTCAACCATGATTTCATCGTACTCGCGGGCGAGTTCCCGCGCGATATCCGACCGCATCGGCGCCTCCGGCGTGGATTCCGGCGCGAGCAACAGCGTGAGCGCGTAATGTTCCAAATCGCTGAAATCGATCAGGCGCTCCGATTTTTTCCACGCCGCGTACGCGGCCGCAAACGTTTCCGTCACCTTGACGAGTGCCGTGACGAGCGGCGCGGTCGCTTGCAAATCTTCCCGCCAGGTCGCGGGCGCGGCGGCTAAAATACCTTCCGTCCAGCCCTTCAACCATGCTTTCCCGGCGTCGCGAAGTTCTTTGGCCGCCGTCTTGGCTGCTTTCGCCGCCTCGTCCTTCAGCTTGCCGCCCGGCCAACGCATCGGCGCGTAGGTCTGCGCCGCGTCATAAATCGCGTCCCAGTCTTCCCCTTCACAAAGCGCCGTCGCGGTCGCGTAATCCGCCGCCAAAACCTCCCACGCGTTTTGCAGTTGCGGGTACAACGCCAATTCATCCAGCGCGTCCTGTAATTGCGTTCGCCATTGCGTGACGCCAGTGCGCCACTCTTCCCAAAGCGGCGTCAGATCCGCCAAGTCCGCTTCGGCATACGGCGCGGCGAGCGCCTCCAGCCACGCTTCAGGAAACGGCATGCTGCGGCTGTATTCATACAGTCGCAACACCGCGGCGCGCAGTTGCGCGTCATTCGTTTTTGTGCGGAAAAAGTCCGCCAATTGCAAAAATTCCGGCGACGCCTCTTCATAGGCTTCAAACAGCGTCTGCTCCAAGGCTTCCAGCCGCCCGAGCGCCAACTCCTGCTCGCCACCCTGACGAAACCCCGCGTCCAAATCCAAACGGTAAAAATATTGGCGAATGATTTGCTGGCAAAACGCGTGGATCGTTGATATTTGCGCCGACCCCAGCAACGCCAATTGTCGATCGATGTGCGCCGAAGGCGTCGTCGCGGCGGCCGCGGCGAGCGCCGTGCCGATGCGTGTCCGCATCTCCTGCGCCGCCGCCCGCGTAAACGTCATGACGAGAATACGGGTGATGTCCGCGGGATCGTGCGGATCCAAAAGCCGCCGAATGATGCGTTCGACGAGCACCGCCGTTTTACCTGAGCCTGCCGCGGCGGCGACCAAAAGATTTTGGCGACGACTCGTGATCGCCGCTTCCTGTTCAGTTGTCCATTGCATCGCCGGTCTCCTTTGCGACTGTCGCGGTCATTTTTTCCAGAGCTTCTTCATCATTCAAACTCGGCAAGTAGCGGTAGCGATTGCCGGCAAGCGCCGGGTCAAACCCGCAAACCGCGCGGTACGGGCAGTACTTGCAGGCCACGTTGTCGCCTTGGCGATACGGCATAACATCGATCCGTCCCGCCAAAATTTGCGCGCTGATTTGCGGCAAAAGCGTCGCTATATACGCGACAATCAACCGCATCGCGGCCGCGTTTTCCGCCTTGGCGTCCTTGCGCAGGCTGCCGTCTTTATTAATACGAATCGGCAAAAAGGAAATTTCCTCGCCGACTTCGCTGTCGATTTTTTCTAAAATTTCGCGTTCCGAAAGGAAATAGCCCTGCGTCTGCAATTGCTGCTTGAGCGCTTTGCGAATCGTCGCGTCATCGCGCGGCGGCGCGTTCAAATCGGCGCGTTCATCCTGCACATACACATACATAATGCCCGCCGGGAGCGCTTCGCCGTCACCCCGCCGCAACGCCGCGTACAAATACGTCGCCAGCTGCAAACGCAGACCGTAGTACAAATCGCCGAGCGAAATCTTCGTATCGCCCGTTTTATAATCGATGATCAGGTAGTACGTCTTTCCCGTTTCGGGATCGCGATAATAATCCAGCCGGTCGATCGTGCCGACCAATGTGAATTCCGTGTCGCCGATACTGCCGACCGGCAACGTGAACACTTCTTCCAAGCCGGCGGTTTGGAACGCGCCGCGTTGTGACCATTCCGCCAGACGCGTCAACGTTTCCCGTAAAGTTCGATCCAGCTGCGTACGGATGTACGAGTAAAACGGATTCGTCGCGAAGCGGTCATTTTGCACGCGCGGCGCGATAAGTTCCGCAATGGCCCGACTGCGATCGGTGATTTCCGCCGGACCGGCATCGCGAAATTCACGCGTCTGCGTCAGCAGTTCCGCACCGAATTGGTGCAATGCCGCGTGCATGTACGAACCGTAATCCGCCGGGGTCAATTCGCCGCGCGCGGGTTCGTCCAAATGCAAACCGTAGCGCGCGAAAAAGCGGAACGGGCAGGCGCGATACATTTCAAACGCGGTGACTGAGGCGTGAAAGGTGCCTTGCGGCGCGTAGAGTTTGCGACTGAGCGCGGGACCTAACACCGCCGCCCGATTCGTATAAAACAGACTGCGCGTCCACGCGTACGCCGCGCCTTCATGCGACGGTTGCCGCATCGCCCAGTCGTACAGGCCGAACCATTCTTCCGCGGGCGATTCTTCACGCAGCGCCTGCGGTAATCCCGCCAAACTTTGACGCGGTCGCACCCAACCATCCTCCGGACAAGAGCTGACCGCCGGATGAATGGAATCCGTCCAGCCGAGCGTGACCAAGCGTCGCAGTAAAAAGGCCGGTTCCAACGCGCTGCCATCTTCATCGGCGCGCGCGTAACTCAGATACAGTTTTTCTTCGGCGCGCGTCCACGCCAAATATTGCCATTGCCGTTCCTGCAAAGCAAGTGTGACCGAGTCCGTGCCGAAAGCCAGGTCCAGTCGCGCCAGTTCCGTACGATCGCGATCCGACCATAAACTCAACGGTTGCGGACGCACGGGAAAGACGCCTTCATTTTGCCCGAGCACAAAGACCGCGCGCGCGTTGAGCGGGTAGCCGCGGTCAATCGTCGTGAAAGTGACGTGATCAAGCGTCGGCGGAATCAACGCGTAACTCAACTCCGCGAGCAAATCCGTCCAAATGCGCGCCACATCTCGCGCCGGCCACACTTCCGCGCCGCCGACTTCGACCCATTCATCCAAAAGCGCGTAAATGCGTTGCAAGACCTGCTGGCGGCTGCGATAAATTTCTTCCGTCAGATTTTCGCCGTGCGTTAATAATTCCGCTTCGAGCGGCAAGCGGGCGAGCAGATCATACATGACCAGCGCCACTTCACGTACGGTCGCCTTCGTTTTAAACACTTGCGCCAGCGGCGCCAGCCATTCGTTAAGCGTCGCGCGCACGCCGTTGACCCGATCCCAACGCGCCTGCTCGCGTTCCGTCACCGGCTCGGGCGCTTCCAGACGGCGAATGCGGCGATGCCGCCAGGGTTCGTCTTTCGTCCAGTCGCCGCGACCGATCGCAAACTCGCGGCAATACATTTCCAGTTCTTCCACATCGCGCGTCGCCACCGGCAGCAATCCGGTTTTCAGCAGACGCAGTACCTGCGGCGTGGTATAACCTTGCGCCGTCAAGGTCAGCGCCGCGCTTACGAAGACCGCCAACGCGTCGTGGCGCATCGCCTGCCGCCGATC
This region includes:
- the addA gene encoding helicase-exonuclease AddAB subunit AddA, with product MQWTTEQEAAITSRRQNLLVAAAAGSGKTAVLVERIIRRLLDPHDPADITRILVMTFTRAAAQEMRTRIGTALAAAAATTPSAHIDRQLALLGSAQISTIHAFCQQIIRQYFYRLDLDAGFRQGGEQELALGRLEALEQTLFEAYEEASPEFLQLADFFRTKTNDAQLRAAVLRLYEYSRSMPFPEAWLEALAAPYAEADLADLTPLWEEWRTGVTQWRTQLQDALDELALYPQLQNAWEVLAADYATATALCEGEDWDAIYDAAQTYAPMRWPGGKLKDEAAKAAKTAAKELRDAGKAWLKGWTEGILAAAPATWREDLQATAPLVTALVKVTETFAAAYAAWKKSERLIDFSDLEHYALTLLLAPESTPEAPMRSDIARELAREYDEIMVDEYQDTNGVQELIASLIARADNRFMVGDVKQSIYRFRLADPTIFLGQYERFSRDAQAPSRRIDLRENFRSDRTVLDAVNEVFARIMQPPAAEFSYDENAAFIPGRTITDAPENWVGGSVSVRFVMPSDDATTADAADIPPADDDAEEEPVSAMEAQAQAIADELLHLHETAVVQENDGAFRPFRWRDAVVLMRSVASRIDVFVEVLRSAGIPVYAEQAGGYFAATEVQTMLSLLRWLDNSRRDLEAAAVLRSPLVGCDERDLAEMALLRNEEAPALWDVLPAWLARLADEEKRGRVGAFYALLSGWQLLARQAGIGQLVRRIYEESGYHAYVGGLPSGSLRRANLEALYARAVEFDDGAGGGISRFLEYLEELQRQKQDLSVPSTMGENEDAVRIMTIHKSKGLEFPVVFLANIDKEFNRKDTQARLLLHRRYGIGLSRYDATRHLTYPTVRWHLLREILRRETLAEEQRLLYVAMTRARDKLYLYAGPSPTGAHVSPEAARSYLDWLWPHLENGALPRWDVQTVTPTWNEAVATVSDPRLENVRQGTLTGTPLPTEIAKRLSWQYDKPLATQIPAKVTVTEVTHHLGEITAALPPLPKTERPAADYPLPILTVQPAQTADEAATKAVRLVPTEADAATEIEPVNDAWVRPPQFVTPDMRPDGGARYGTLMHRILAEIGAGDGTTTAQTYLDQLLAAQKITPAEAKLAHRRDLDLWLTCDTAAEIRQSSFVLRECPFGMLLPAAVALGVPAGDDEVFLQGVIDCLYATANGDLAILDYKTDRVDTANVLYERYHRQLDLYAHAAARIWRRPVVKKIIYSLALHEAITWQDDGGAVL
- a CDS encoding PD-(D/E)XK nuclease family protein; this translates as MADAIELWLGRVGSGKTTRCFKALRDHAAAHPLERCILLVPDAATYTVERELAAYLLGRGFGNIEVLGFARLAYRIFDEQGTQGGKGLSVLGRQIILRRLLLAHGDKFTTLARAARQPHFTEVFDHQLQELGHYQLEPDDLRRAADEATPVLGNKLRDTALLAQAYQEYLAAHFPDYEAQTENLLRAIETSQYLAEASIWVDGFLEFLPRDWTIVEAVMKRAKRAVMTLLLPPEDPLQATAPTSLWHSSWKIYEAAHHAFAKITEIGLTDTPRWPHSQLGLAAEKVTRGEASDAPVAGLRVTEAANRNEETAAVATEIQRLVREEGYRYRDIIVLLRHHDAYTERLRRTFERYEIPYFTDRRQAMRHDALAVFVSAALTLTAQGYTTPQVLRLLKTGLLPVATRDVEELEMYCREFAIGRGDWTKDEPWRHRRIRRLEAPEPVTEREQARWDRVNGVRATLNEWLAPLAQVFKTKATVREVALVMYDLLARLPLEAELLTHGENLTEEIYRSRQQVLQRIYALLDEWVEVGGAEVWPARDVARIWTDLLAELSYALIPPTLDHVTFTTIDRGYPLNARAVFVLGQNEGVFPVRPQPLSLWSDRDRTELARLDLAFGTDSVTLALQERQWQYLAWTRAEEKLYLSYARADEDGSALEPAFLLRRLVTLGWTDSIHPAVSSCPEDGWVRPRQSLAGLPQALREESPAEEWFGLYDWAMRQPSHEGAAYAWTRSLFYTNRAAVLGPALSRKLYAPQGTFHASVTAFEMYRACPFRFFARYGLHLDEPARGELTPADYGSYMHAALHQFGAELLTQTREFRDAGPAEITDRSRAIAELIAPRVQNDRFATNPFYSYIRTQLDRTLRETLTRLAEWSQRGAFQTAGLEEVFTLPVGSIGDTEFTLVGTIDRLDYYRDPETGKTYYLIIDYKTGDTKISLGDLYYGLRLQLATYLYAALRRGDGEALPAGIMYVYVQDERADLNAPPRDDATIRKALKQQLQTQGYFLSEREILEKIDSEVGEEISFLPIRINKDGSLRKDAKAENAAAMRLIVAYIATLLPQISAQILAGRIDVMPYRQGDNVACKYCPYRAVCGFDPALAGNRYRYLPSLNDEEALEKMTATVAKETGDAMDN